In Nocardia yunnanensis, one DNA window encodes the following:
- a CDS encoding aldo/keto reductase: protein MTSNTDSRPAAASGVFALGGDLPVHRLGYGAMQITGPGIWGDPADPDEAVRVLRRAVELGVNFIDTADSYGPFVSEQLIRKALHPYPDDLVIATKGGLTRSGPHDWRPVGRPEYLRQQLHLSLRHLGVDRIDLYQLHRIDPQVPLADQLGALAELQREGKIRHIGVSEVSVEQLKQAREIADIVSVQNLYNLANRKAEDVLDYAETHNIGFIPWFPIATGELARPGGPLDRIAEDHTATPAQLALAWLLRRSPVLLPIPGTSQVAHVEQNIAAAEIQLTDTEFDALSAATQ, encoded by the coding sequence ATGACCAGCAACACCGACTCCCGGCCCGCCGCCGCCTCGGGCGTCTTCGCCCTCGGTGGCGATCTGCCCGTGCACCGGCTCGGCTATGGCGCCATGCAGATCACCGGCCCGGGCATCTGGGGCGACCCGGCCGACCCCGACGAGGCCGTGCGCGTCCTGCGCCGGGCGGTCGAGCTCGGCGTGAACTTCATCGACACCGCCGACTCCTATGGGCCGTTCGTCAGCGAGCAACTCATCCGCAAGGCGCTGCACCCCTACCCCGACGATCTCGTCATCGCCACCAAGGGCGGCCTGACCCGCTCCGGCCCGCACGACTGGCGGCCCGTCGGCCGTCCCGAATACCTGCGCCAGCAACTGCATTTGAGCCTGCGCCACCTCGGCGTCGACCGTATCGACCTGTATCAGCTGCACCGCATCGACCCGCAGGTGCCGCTGGCCGACCAGCTCGGCGCGCTGGCGGAGTTGCAGCGGGAAGGCAAGATTCGCCATATCGGCGTCTCGGAGGTCAGTGTCGAACAGCTGAAACAGGCCCGCGAGATCGCCGACATCGTCTCTGTCCAGAACCTGTACAACCTCGCCAACCGCAAGGCCGAGGACGTCCTCGACTACGCCGAAACCCACAATATCGGCTTCATTCCCTGGTTCCCCATCGCCACCGGCGAACTCGCCCGCCCCGGCGGCCCGCTGGACCGCATCGCCGAAGACCACACCGCCACACCGGCACAACTCGCCCTGGCGTGGCTGCTGCGCCGTTCACCGGTCCTGCTCCCCATCCCCGGAACCTCCCAGGTCGCGCACGTCGAACAAAACATCGCCGCCGCCGAAATCCAGCTCACCGACACCGAATTCGACGCCCTCTCCGCCGCCACCCAGTAA
- a CDS encoding TetR/AcrR family transcriptional regulator, with protein sequence MPADRTADVLDATLRCLLRYGVRRTTMDDIAAEVGLSRSAVYQYVRNKDDAVRRLAARLHERALQHARAAAHADAPAADRVHDVLAAKLELTAGLFAESPHAAELLDEQARLSGDICRGFTADLTALLTGVLTDAGAPRPADTAQILFALTAGLLSTERTDLLRPATEIVLNGLGIPIASRHERIESPNLSRGSI encoded by the coding sequence ATGCCCGCCGACCGGACCGCCGACGTCCTCGACGCCACGCTGCGCTGCCTGCTCCGCTACGGGGTGCGACGCACCACGATGGACGACATCGCCGCCGAGGTCGGGCTGTCACGGTCGGCGGTCTACCAATACGTCCGCAACAAGGACGACGCGGTGCGGCGCCTGGCCGCACGGCTGCACGAGCGAGCGCTCCAGCACGCCCGCGCCGCCGCGCATGCGGACGCGCCCGCCGCGGACCGCGTGCACGACGTCCTCGCGGCCAAGCTGGAGCTCACGGCGGGACTGTTCGCCGAATCACCGCACGCCGCAGAGCTTCTCGACGAACAAGCACGACTCAGCGGCGACATCTGCCGCGGTTTCACCGCCGACCTCACCGCGCTGCTCACGGGCGTGCTCACCGACGCCGGCGCGCCTCGTCCCGCCGACACCGCGCAGATCCTGTTCGCTTTGACCGCCGGGCTGCTGTCGACCGAGCGCACGGATCTGCTGCGCCCCGCCACCGAGATCGTCCTCAACGGTCTGGGAATTCCGATCGCATCCCGGCACGAGCGCATCGAATCACCGAATCTTTCGAGAGGATCGATATGA
- the ddaH gene encoding dimethylargininase, whose protein sequence is MTSVATLPARDPAARRSTPRRYLMCRPEHFEVTYAINPWMDTSAPVDRALALAQWDGLRAAYEAHGHRVEVIEPLAGLPDMVFAANGGLVIGDRALSAHFANPERADEGPAYHRWMAAQGFAEVLAAGETNEGEGDFAIAGERILAGTGFRSARGAHEEVAEFFGLPVVSLDLVDPRFYHLDTALMVLDDTIAYYPAAFSGPSARTLARLYPDAIIATDADAAVLGLNGVCDGYHVFLTDQATGLATQLRARGYDPVGIDLSELLKSGGSVKCCTLELHRATVSAAAAG, encoded by the coding sequence TTGACGTCCGTAGCCACCCTGCCCGCCCGTGATCCCGCCGCCCGCCGTTCGACACCTCGCCGCTACCTCATGTGCCGTCCCGAGCATTTCGAGGTCACCTACGCCATCAATCCGTGGATGGACACCTCCGCACCCGTCGACCGCGCCCTCGCGCTGGCCCAGTGGGACGGATTGCGCGCCGCCTACGAGGCGCACGGACATCGGGTCGAGGTCATCGAACCCCTTGCGGGACTGCCCGATATGGTGTTCGCCGCCAATGGCGGGCTCGTCATCGGCGACCGGGCGCTGTCGGCGCACTTCGCCAATCCCGAACGCGCGGACGAAGGTCCGGCCTACCACAGGTGGATGGCCGCGCAAGGATTCGCCGAGGTGCTGGCGGCCGGCGAAACCAACGAGGGCGAAGGCGATTTCGCCATCGCGGGGGAGCGGATCCTGGCCGGCACCGGGTTCCGCAGCGCCCGCGGCGCGCACGAGGAGGTCGCGGAGTTCTTCGGATTGCCGGTCGTCTCACTGGATCTGGTGGATCCGCGCTTCTACCACCTCGATACCGCGCTCATGGTCCTCGACGACACCATCGCCTACTATCCGGCCGCCTTCAGCGGGCCGAGTGCCCGCACGCTGGCGCGGCTGTACCCGGACGCCATCATCGCCACCGACGCGGACGCGGCCGTGCTCGGCCTCAACGGGGTGTGCGACGGCTACCACGTCTTTCTCACCGACCAGGCCACCGGTCTGGCCACCCAGTTGCGGGCGCGCGGTTACGACCCGGTCGGCATCGACCTGTCGGAGCTGCTGAAATCCGGTGGCAGCGTGAAATGCTGCACGCTCGAACTGCATCGGGCCACCGTGAGCGCTGCCGCTGCGGGCTGA
- a CDS encoding SDR family NAD(P)-dependent oxidoreductase: MINLLTVPHHLPLPFGPTLRDRVSGKKVLITGASSGIGRALALRVADAGATVIVTARRTSELDQLVAEIRSRGGEAFAFPADLSTAEGVDKLADEVLIEFGAPDILVNNAGRSIWRSLAESEGRLHDFERTMRINYFGPVGLLLRLLPEMRRRGSGHVVSSSSLGVITDVPRFSAYVGSKAALEAVMRIAANECLSDGITFTDVHLPLVATDMSAGLGWQGYKALSAEAAVDMLADAIIRRPAHLENLHGVLCIWFNRLFPDLARYSLNQLHLRLPEHPTRHSAAISQPADVTDDAPAAPAHD, translated from the coding sequence GTGATCAATCTCTTGACCGTGCCCCATCATCTGCCGCTGCCGTTCGGGCCGACCCTGCGGGATCGGGTGTCCGGCAAGAAGGTTCTCATCACCGGGGCCTCCAGCGGCATCGGCCGGGCGCTGGCGCTGCGCGTCGCGGACGCGGGGGCGACGGTGATCGTGACCGCGCGCCGCACCAGCGAGCTGGATCAGCTGGTGGCCGAGATCCGTTCTCGCGGTGGGGAAGCGTTCGCGTTCCCCGCGGATCTGTCCACCGCGGAAGGCGTCGACAAGCTCGCGGACGAGGTGCTCATCGAGTTCGGTGCGCCCGACATCCTGGTCAACAACGCGGGCCGGTCGATCTGGCGGTCGCTGGCCGAATCCGAGGGTCGCCTGCACGACTTCGAACGCACCATGCGCATCAACTACTTCGGGCCGGTCGGGCTGCTGTTGCGGTTGCTTCCCGAGATGCGCCGCCGCGGCTCCGGTCATGTGGTGTCGAGCTCGTCGCTCGGCGTGATCACCGACGTCCCCAGGTTCTCGGCCTATGTCGGCTCCAAGGCCGCCCTGGAAGCGGTCATGCGGATCGCCGCCAACGAATGCCTTTCCGACGGAATCACTTTCACCGATGTCCACCTGCCGCTGGTGGCCACCGACATGAGCGCCGGGCTCGGCTGGCAGGGCTACAAGGCCCTCTCCGCCGAAGCCGCGGTGGACATGCTGGCCGACGCCATCATCCGCCGCCCCGCCCACCTGGAAAACCTCCACGGCGTGCTGTGCATCTGGTTCAACCGCCTGTTCCCCGACCTGGCCCGCTACAGCCTCAACCAACTCCACCTCAGACTGCCCGAGCACCCGACACGCCACAGCGCCGCCATCTCGCAGCCCGCGGATGTCACCGACGACGCCCCGGCCGCACCCGCCCACGACTGA
- a CDS encoding cobalt-precorrin-6A reductase has product MKTLILGGTREARELAAIASGERGFEIVSSLAGRVRAPVLPVGAVRVGGFGGVEGLREWLADNGIQAVVDATHPFAGGISANAAAAATSLGLPVLHVRRPGWRERDGDRWIRVAGLAEAAEAVAGMGDRVFLTIGRQGVAAFALSRAWFLIRAIDPPDGDIPPHHELLLARGPFSVADETALLRNRAIDVMVTKDSGGTLTEAKLTAARELGIPVVMMDRPAPPAGVDQVETVAAAWNWLRALVDSA; this is encoded by the coding sequence CTGAAAACGCTGATTCTGGGCGGGACCCGGGAAGCCCGGGAACTCGCCGCCATCGCCTCCGGGGAGCGGGGATTCGAGATCGTGTCCTCGCTCGCCGGGCGCGTGCGCGCACCCGTGCTGCCGGTCGGCGCGGTGCGCGTGGGGGGATTCGGGGGAGTCGAGGGGCTGCGGGAGTGGCTGGCGGACAACGGGATACAGGCCGTGGTGGACGCCACGCACCCGTTCGCCGGAGGGATCAGCGCCAATGCCGCCGCGGCCGCGACGAGTCTCGGGCTGCCGGTGCTGCATGTGCGGCGGCCGGGGTGGCGGGAACGGGACGGCGATCGCTGGATTCGCGTCGCGGGTCTGGCGGAGGCCGCGGAAGCCGTTGCGGGGATGGGTGATCGGGTCTTTCTGACCATCGGGCGGCAGGGCGTGGCGGCCTTCGCGCTGTCGCGGGCGTGGTTCCTGATCCGTGCGATCGACCCGCCGGACGGCGATATCCCGCCGCATCACGAATTACTGCTGGCGCGTGGGCCTTTCAGCGTCGCCGACGAGACCGCGCTGCTGCGCAACCGCGCGATCGACGTCATGGTGACCAAGGACAGCGGGGGAACGCTCACCGAAGCCAAGCTCACCGCCGCCCGTGAACTCGGCATCCCGGTCGTCATGATGGACCGGCCCGCACCGCCCGCCGGCGTGGACCAGGTGGAAACCGTTGCGGCGGCCTGGAACTGGCTGCGCGCCCTCGTCGACAGCGCTTGA
- the cobJ gene encoding precorrin-3B C(17)-methyltransferase encodes MSKLWGVGLGPGDPELVTVKAARVIGEADVIAFHSARHGRSISRAIAAPYMRADQLEEHLVYPVTTETTDHPGGYQGAIDEFYEQAAATLADHLAAGRTVALLAAGDPLFYSSFMHMHRRLADRFDTEIIPGVTSVSAASAALGTPLVEGEQALTILPGTLPTAELTRRLRDTDAAAIMKLGRTYPGVRQALSDAGRLDDAFYVERASSTRQRVLRAADVDDSSVPYFAITIVPGPTPATRIPLTSGQSVADADQTAAPAEIVSTGSDSAAALDERYAAGSPAAALDERHAAAMDARETTEPPVSEPDSGGRGEVVVVGLGPGADGWTTPEVARALAGATDIVGYTTYVNRVPVRAGQRRHASDNRVESERAAMALDLAKAGAKVVVVSSGDPGVFAMAAAVIEESADPQWREVPVRVLPGVTAASAVASRMGAPLGHDFAMISLSDRLKPWETVAQRISAVASADMAFAVYNPASSQRQWQVAAMRELVLEHRKPETPVVIGRDVGGPAESVRVVTLAELDPGEVDMRTLLIVGASTTTVFDAAGGPRVFTSRRYET; translated from the coding sequence ATGAGCAAGCTCTGGGGTGTCGGGCTGGGTCCCGGCGATCCGGAACTGGTGACGGTCAAGGCCGCCCGCGTGATCGGGGAGGCCGACGTCATCGCCTTCCACAGTGCCCGCCACGGTCGCAGCATCTCCCGCGCCATCGCCGCCCCCTACATGCGCGCCGATCAGCTCGAGGAGCACCTGGTCTACCCGGTCACCACCGAGACCACCGATCATCCCGGCGGTTATCAGGGCGCGATCGACGAGTTCTACGAGCAGGCCGCCGCGACGCTGGCCGACCATCTCGCCGCCGGTCGCACGGTGGCGTTGCTCGCCGCGGGCGATCCGCTGTTCTACAGCTCGTTCATGCACATGCATCGCCGGCTGGCCGACCGCTTCGACACCGAGATCATTCCCGGGGTCACCTCGGTCAGCGCCGCCTCCGCCGCGCTGGGCACCCCGCTGGTGGAGGGCGAGCAGGCCCTGACCATCCTGCCCGGCACCCTGCCCACCGCGGAACTCACCCGCCGCCTGCGCGATACCGACGCCGCCGCCATCATGAAGCTCGGCCGCACCTATCCCGGTGTCCGCCAAGCCCTTTCGGACGCCGGCCGCCTCGACGACGCCTTCTACGTCGAGCGCGCCAGCTCCACCCGCCAGCGTGTGCTGCGCGCCGCCGACGTCGACGATTCCAGCGTCCCCTACTTCGCCATCACCATCGTCCCGGGTCCTACCCCGGCCACCCGCATCCCGCTGACCTCCGGTCAGTCCGTTGCGGACGCCGACCAGACCGCGGCACCCGCCGAAATCGTCTCCACCGGTTCTGATTCCGCAGCCGCGCTGGACGAGCGGTACGCCGCTGGTTCCCCAGCCGCCGCGCTCGACGAGCGGCACGCCGCGGCCATGGACGCCCGGGAAACGACCGAACCTCCCGTCAGCGAACCGGATTCGGGCGGACGCGGCGAAGTCGTGGTGGTGGGCCTGGGTCCCGGCGCGGACGGGTGGACAACGCCGGAGGTGGCGCGGGCGCTGGCCGGCGCGACCGATATCGTCGGGTACACCACCTATGTGAACCGTGTCCCGGTGCGGGCCGGGCAGCGACGGCACGCCAGTGACAATCGGGTCGAATCCGAGCGCGCCGCAATGGCTTTGGACCTGGCCAAGGCCGGGGCGAAGGTCGTGGTGGTGTCGTCGGGGGATCCCGGGGTGTTCGCCATGGCCGCGGCGGTGATCGAGGAGTCCGCGGATCCGCAGTGGCGGGAGGTGCCGGTGCGGGTGCTGCCCGGGGTGACCGCGGCCAGTGCGGTGGCCAGCCGGATGGGTGCGCCACTGGGGCACGATTTCGCGATGATCTCGCTGTCGGATCGGCTCAAGCCGTGGGAGACGGTGGCGCAACGGATTTCGGCGGTGGCGTCGGCGGATATGGCGTTCGCCGTCTACAACCCGGCGTCTTCGCAGCGGCAGTGGCAGGTGGCGGCGATGCGTGAGCTGGTGCTCGAGCATCGCAAGCCCGAGACGCCGGTGGTGATCGGCCGCGATGTCGGCGGCCCGGCCGAATCGGTGCGGGTGGTGACGCTCGCCGAGCTGGATCCGGGCGAGGTGGACATGCGGACGCTGCTGATCGTCGGCGCGTCCACCACCACGGTGTTCGACGCGGCCGGCGGGCCGCGAGTGTTCACCTCCCGCCGCTACGAGACGTAG
- a CDS encoding Lrp/AsnC family transcriptional regulator, which yields MDDLDRRILGHLLEQARASFQEIGAAVGLSAPAVKRRVDKMVAAGQITGFTAVVNPAALGWRTEAYVEVFYRDNISPAELRRGLEPIPQVVGVWTIAGEADALVHVMATDMAEIEATVERIRENARVGRTRSNIVMSRLLERPRT from the coding sequence ATGGACGATCTCGATCGCCGCATCCTGGGCCACCTGCTCGAGCAGGCCCGCGCCTCGTTCCAGGAGATCGGCGCGGCGGTCGGCCTGTCCGCGCCGGCGGTGAAACGCCGGGTCGACAAGATGGTGGCGGCCGGCCAGATCACCGGTTTCACCGCCGTGGTCAACCCGGCCGCGCTCGGCTGGCGCACCGAGGCGTATGTCGAGGTCTTCTACCGCGACAACATCTCCCCCGCCGAACTGCGCCGCGGTCTCGAACCGATCCCCCAGGTGGTCGGCGTGTGGACGATCGCGGGCGAGGCGGACGCCCTGGTCCACGTCATGGCCACCGATATGGCCGAGATCGAGGCCACCGTCGAGCGCATCCGCGAGAACGCGCGAGTCGGGCGCACCCGCAGCAATATCGTCATGTCCCGCCTGCTCGAACGGCCTCGCACCTGA
- a CDS encoding type 1 glutamine amidotransferase domain-containing protein, with protein sequence MAKILFVMTGADHWTLADGTKHPTGYWAEEFAAPYAAFTAAGHEIVVATPGGVVPTVDAGSLAPDVNGGAEGAEKIARTLSAATELTRPIRLEDVRLADYDAVYYPGGHGPMEDLAVNADSGKLLTAALASGKPLGVVCHAPAALLATTDSEGVSPFAGYRVSAFSNAEETQAGLADKASWLLQDRLIALGVDYREGEPWAPHVEVDRNLYTGQNPASSAPLAAEMLKAL encoded by the coding sequence ATGGCAAAGATCCTGTTCGTCATGACCGGCGCCGACCATTGGACGCTGGCGGACGGCACCAAACACCCGACCGGCTACTGGGCGGAGGAATTCGCCGCACCCTATGCGGCGTTCACCGCCGCCGGCCACGAGATCGTCGTGGCCACTCCCGGCGGCGTCGTGCCGACCGTCGATGCGGGCAGCCTCGCACCCGACGTCAACGGCGGAGCCGAAGGGGCCGAGAAAATCGCCCGAACACTGAGTGCGGCAACCGAATTGACTCGGCCGATACGCCTCGAGGACGTGCGACTGGCCGATTACGATGCCGTCTACTACCCCGGCGGTCACGGTCCGATGGAGGATCTGGCCGTCAACGCCGACTCCGGCAAACTGCTCACCGCCGCACTGGCCTCGGGCAAGCCGCTGGGCGTGGTGTGCCATGCGCCGGCCGCGCTGCTCGCCACCACCGATTCCGAGGGCGTCTCCCCGTTCGCGGGCTATCGGGTGTCCGCCTTCTCCAATGCCGAGGAGACGCAGGCCGGCCTCGCCGACAAAGCGTCCTGGCTGCTGCAGGACCGCCTCATCGCGCTGGGCGTCGACTATCGCGAAGGTGAGCCGTGGGCTCCCCACGTCGAGGTCGACCGCAACCTCTACACCGGACAGAACCCCGCGTCCTCCGCCCCGCTGGCCGCGGAGATGCTGAAAGCGCTCTGA
- a CDS encoding precorrin-8X methylmutase: protein MSDVRASYLTDGAEIYRRSFATIRAEADLARFPADVSQVVVRMIHACGQVDLAGDVEFSTDVVAKARAALRAGAPILCDANMVASGVTRKRLPADNEVLCLLRDPRVPELAARIGNTRSAAALELWRDRLDGAVVAIGNAPTALSHLLDLLDAGAPRPAAVLGIPVGFIGAAESKQALAEYGGVEFLTVRGRRGGSAITAAALNAIASEQE, encoded by the coding sequence ATGTCCGACGTACGTGCCAGCTACCTCACCGACGGGGCCGAGATCTATCGGCGTTCGTTCGCGACCATTCGCGCGGAGGCCGATCTGGCCCGCTTCCCGGCGGACGTGTCGCAGGTGGTGGTGCGGATGATTCACGCGTGCGGGCAGGTGGATCTGGCCGGTGACGTCGAATTCAGCACGGATGTGGTGGCGAAGGCGCGGGCCGCGCTGCGGGCCGGTGCGCCGATTCTGTGCGATGCGAACATGGTCGCCTCGGGGGTGACGCGCAAGCGGCTGCCCGCCGACAACGAGGTGCTGTGCCTGCTGCGCGACCCGCGCGTGCCCGAACTGGCGGCCCGGATCGGCAATACGAGATCCGCTGCGGCGCTGGAACTCTGGCGCGACCGGCTCGACGGGGCGGTGGTGGCGATCGGTAATGCGCCGACCGCCCTGTCCCATCTGCTCGACCTGCTGGACGCAGGCGCGCCGCGCCCGGCGGCCGTCCTCGGCATCCCGGTCGGTTTCATCGGCGCGGCGGAGTCCAAGCAGGCGCTGGCCGAGTACGGCGGCGTCGAGTTCCTGACCGTGCGCGGCCGGCGCGGTGGCAGCGCCATCACGGCCGCGGCCCTCAATGCGATTGCGAGCGAACAAGAATGA
- a CDS encoding PadR family transcriptional regulator, whose product MPEDKARRPLNSTAASLLGFLHQGEMSGWDLVARAQDRIGDFWTITQSQVYRELATMHQLGFVDKGESGARDRTPYVITEAGREAFAEWIARDPGAETIRVPLLLTLSFGEFVDPRRLERIVAANRAVHEQRLSKYLSGQDEQRMSPFERATLDFGIRYERAVLDWFDRLPELLEHTSRLS is encoded by the coding sequence TTGCCCGAAGACAAAGCTCGACGCCCGCTCAACTCGACGGCCGCGTCCCTGCTCGGCTTCCTCCACCAGGGCGAAATGTCCGGGTGGGATCTGGTGGCGCGGGCCCAGGACCGCATCGGCGACTTCTGGACCATCACCCAGAGCCAGGTGTACCGGGAACTGGCCACCATGCATCAACTCGGCTTCGTGGACAAGGGCGAGTCCGGCGCCCGCGACCGCACCCCGTACGTCATCACCGAGGCGGGCCGGGAAGCCTTCGCCGAGTGGATCGCCCGCGACCCCGGCGCGGAAACCATCCGCGTCCCCCTGCTGCTGACCCTGTCCTTCGGCGAGTTCGTGGACCCGCGCCGGCTCGAACGCATCGTCGCCGCCAACCGCGCCGTCCACGAGCAGCGACTGTCGAAATACCTGTCCGGCCAGGACGAACAACGCATGTCGCCGTTCGAGCGCGCCACCCTGGACTTCGGCATCCGCTACGAACGCGCCGTCCTGGACTGGTTCGACCGCCTGCCGGAACTCCTGGAGCACACCAGCCGCCTGTCCTGA
- a CDS encoding MBL fold metallo-hydrolase — translation MRHLIRPAFDPAETAVRQIERLGFTREDVRHIIVTHLDMDHIGGIADFPHAKIHTTAAEMLAAVVNPGRRERARYRRVQWAHGAQFVEHGPGGESWRGFPAAQELTAIAPGLVLIPTPGHTRGHACVAVDSGLRWLLHCGDAFYHWGAIDGRAAIPWSVKAMEALATYDREKLLENRQRIAELHRGDDHGLRIVSAHDPADLAACVTPT, via the coding sequence ATGCGGCACCTCATCAGACCGGCCTTCGATCCGGCCGAGACTGCTGTCCGGCAGATCGAACGTCTCGGGTTCACGCGCGAGGACGTGCGCCACATCATCGTCACCCATCTCGATATGGACCATATCGGCGGCATCGCCGACTTCCCGCACGCGAAGATCCACACCACCGCTGCCGAAATGCTGGCCGCGGTGGTCAACCCTGGCCGCCGGGAGCGCGCACGCTACCGGCGCGTGCAATGGGCGCACGGCGCCCAATTCGTCGAACACGGCCCGGGTGGGGAATCCTGGCGCGGCTTTCCCGCGGCCCAGGAACTCACCGCCATCGCACCCGGGCTGGTTCTGATCCCCACGCCAGGGCATACCCGCGGGCATGCCTGCGTCGCAGTCGATTCCGGCCTCCGATGGCTGTTGCACTGCGGTGACGCCTTCTACCACTGGGGTGCGATCGACGGCCGGGCCGCCATTCCGTGGTCGGTCAAGGCGATGGAAGCCCTCGCCACCTACGACCGCGAGAAACTGCTGGAGAACAGGCAGCGGATCGCGGAACTACACCGCGGCGACGACCACGGCCTCCGGATCGTTTCGGCGCACGACCCCGCTGATCTTGCGGCATGCGTTACCCCCACTTGA
- a CDS encoding TetR/AcrR family transcriptional regulator, giving the protein MTAIAEGGLEAMSVRSVARRLGVDAKSLYHHVEGKEGLLDAVTDHILSTIDLPEPTGDLEHDLRAFAHAFRRHAIQHPHATSLVPTRQTKSPASLVPIEAALSILITAGAEPVRAVHILRAFMAAMVGVVLRDADSALTFGATADHDITQERPYSRNPASRSWRTPHRPWPRSTTTPSSNSPWTCWSAPSRATWQTAHPRTKSMRLHRRGTAG; this is encoded by the coding sequence TTGACCGCTATCGCCGAAGGCGGACTCGAGGCGATGAGCGTGCGGTCGGTCGCACGCCGACTCGGCGTCGACGCCAAAAGCCTCTACCACCACGTCGAGGGCAAGGAAGGACTGCTGGACGCGGTCACCGACCACATCCTCTCCACCATCGACCTGCCCGAGCCGACCGGAGATCTCGAACACGACCTGCGCGCCTTCGCGCACGCGTTCCGACGCCATGCCATCCAACACCCCCACGCGACCAGCCTGGTACCGACCCGCCAGACCAAATCCCCCGCCAGCCTGGTCCCGATCGAAGCCGCCCTGTCCATCCTCATCACCGCGGGCGCCGAACCCGTTCGGGCAGTGCACATTCTGCGCGCATTCATGGCTGCGATGGTCGGCGTCGTCCTGCGCGACGCGGACTCCGCCCTCACCTTCGGCGCCACCGCCGACCACGACATCACCCAGGAAAGGCCGTACTCGAGGAATCCGGCCTCCCGATCCTGGCGAACACCGCATCGACCCTGGCCACGCTCGACAACGACGCCGAGTTCGAATTCACCCTGGACCTGCTGGTCCGCGCCATCCAGGGCGACTTGGCAAACGGCTCACCCTAGGACAAAGTCCATGCGGTTACACAGACGGGGCACCGCGGGGTAG
- a CDS encoding LysR family transcriptional regulator, which yields MDLAQLRTFLAVYRAGSLTAGAGQVGLSQPTVTTQLQALERHLGRPLFERLPRGVAPTAAAHDLATRVAASLDTLEAVIGGAPQDGPPVTEPPVLLGGPAELLATAILPALAPLVADGVRLTVATGLADDLLADLRAGKLDLVVSTIRPRGRTVLAEPLADEEFVLVGAPHLAARTDANRLRANDFTATPLIAYAPDLPIIRRYWRHVFDTRLETEPALTVPDLRAVLSAVVAGAGISVLPTYLCAAELSSGTIQALQHPADAPINTIFLARRAGTTPRPHIDRTRTHLLDTAQEWRTCTP from the coding sequence ATGGATCTTGCTCAGCTGCGGACCTTTCTGGCCGTCTATCGCGCCGGATCCCTCACCGCCGGAGCCGGGCAGGTGGGTCTTTCGCAGCCGACCGTGACCACCCAGCTGCAAGCGCTGGAGCGGCATCTGGGCAGACCGCTTTTCGAGCGACTGCCGCGCGGCGTCGCCCCGACCGCAGCCGCTCACGACCTCGCTACGCGAGTGGCCGCGTCGCTGGACACGCTCGAAGCCGTGATCGGCGGTGCGCCGCAGGACGGCCCACCGGTCACCGAACCGCCGGTCCTGCTGGGCGGCCCCGCGGAATTGCTGGCCACCGCGATACTTCCGGCGCTCGCACCACTGGTCGCCGACGGCGTGCGGCTCACGGTCGCCACCGGCCTGGCCGACGACCTGCTCGCCGACCTCCGGGCCGGCAAACTCGATCTCGTCGTCTCGACGATCCGCCCGCGCGGGCGCACCGTGCTGGCCGAACCCCTGGCCGACGAAGAATTCGTGCTGGTCGGTGCACCACACCTGGCCGCCCGCACCGACGCAAATCGATTGCGAGCCAACGATTTCACCGCCACCCCACTGATCGCCTACGCCCCGGACCTCCCGATCATCCGCCGCTACTGGCGTCACGTCTTCGACACCCGCCTGGAAACCGAACCCGCCCTGACCGTCCCCGACCTGCGCGCCGTCCTGTCCGCCGTCGTGGCCGGCGCCGGCATCTCCGTCCTGCCCACCTACCTGTGCGCCGCCGAATTGTCCAGCGGCACAATCCAAGCCCTCCAACACCCCGCCGACGCCCCCATCAACACGATCTTCCTCGCCCGCCGCGCCGGCACCACCCCCCGCCCCCACATCGACCGCACCCGCACCCACCTCCTCGACACCGCCCAAGAATGGCGAACCTGCACGCCCTGA